A stretch of DNA from Aliarcobacter thereius LMG 24486:
ATTATAAATGGACAAGAAAAAAATATAAAAAATAATTTATCTCTTGAAGAGATAATCAATAATTTAAATAATACAAGTGAATCAATAGCTTGTGCAGTAAATATGAATATAGTTAAAAAATGTGAATGGAATAGTTATTTACCAAAAGAGAACGATTTAATAGAGATTTTAAATTTTAATTCAAGTGTAGGTTAATGAGCAGAGAAAAAGGTGATTTTGCAGAAAAAAGGGCTATTTTCTTTTTAAAAGAGAATGGTTTTGAAATAATAGAAACAAATTTTTATGCAAAAAAACTTGGTGAGATTGATATAATTGCAAAGAAAAATAGTGTTTATCACTTTTGTGAAGTAAAATCTGGAATAGATTACGATCAAGCAGTAGCAAATATAACTCCAAATAAATTATCAAAAATAAAAAGAAGTGTAGAGTATTATTTACAATTAAAAAAAATAGATAGTGCTTTTTGTATAGATGCAATAATTGTAGATGATTTAAATATAAGTTTCGTAGAAAATATTACTATCTAAGACTAAAGGTGAAGGTCGCAATAAACACCTTTAGTCATTTTGTATTGTACTTTTTAAATACAAAGATAATTGTACTATTTTGTAGTAGCATAAAACTAGCAATTTAAAGTTTTTAATACTATTTTTAGGATATTATCTATCTTTGCTTATGGAGAATAAATTGTACGAAAAAGAGTTAAATGCCATTTCTAAATCAAACAGAACAAGATCTAGAAAATTATTTAATAAAGATTTAAAAGATCTTGCATCAAATGATTATTTAGGTCTTGCACAAAATAAAAGCTTATTAAGAAAAACCTATAAAAAGCTTAAAAAAGAGAGTTGTTTCTCTCCAAAAGCTTCTATTTTAGTAAATGGCTATTCAAATATTCATAATAAATTTGAGAAAAAACTTTGCAAAGCTAATGGTTTTGAAGATGGAATTGTTGTTGGAAATGGTTTTTTAGCAAATATTTCACTTATTGAAAGTTTAGTTAGAAAAGGAGATATTCTTTTTATTGATGAAGAGTATCATGCAAGTGGGATTTTGGCTACTAAGCTTTTAAATCCTTCACAGGTTATCCTTTTTCCTCATAATAACTTTAAAGATTTAGAAAATAAATTAAAAAACAATCAAAATAATGGAAGAGTAATCATTGCTATTGAAGGTGTATATTCAATGAATGGAAATCTTGCAAAAAAAGAGTTTTTTGATTTAGCAGATAATTATAATGCACTTTTAATAGTAGATGAAGCACATAGTTCAGGAGTTATTGGTGATAATCTTTTAGGTATCTACGACTTTTATAATATAAAGATAAAAGATAATCACATAAAAATGGGTACTTTGGGTAAAGCTTATGGATCTTATGGAGCATATATTTTAGCTTCAAAAAACATTATAAAGTTTTTAGAAAATAGAGCAAAACCAATTATATATTCAACAGCACCTAGTTTATTTGATATTGCACTTGCAAATGAGTCTTTAAACTATATTTTAAAGAATAAAGAAAAATTAAAACAAAAAATTAAACAAAATTTAAATATAATCAAAAGTTACTTAGGTATTGAAAGTAATTCATTAATTATACCAATAGATATAAATGATAATAAAAAAGTTATAACAATTCAAGAAGAGCTTAAAAAAAGCAATTTTTTAGTTGGTGCTATAAGACAACCAACAGTAAAAAGAGCAATTTTAAGGCTCATTGCCAAAATAGATATTAAAAAGAAAGATTTAATAGAAGTTTGCAAACAAATAAAGGAATTCAATGCAGATAAATGATTTAGTCAAAGGTAATAAAAAGTTTAGAGAAGCCAGATTCTCTAAATATGAGACAGATTTAAAACAACTTTGTAAAGATGGACAAAATCCAGATATTCTTTTTATAGGTTGTAGTGATAGTAGAGTTACTCCTGAGCTTGTTCTTGATACAAAACCTGGAGATATGTTTACTCTTAGAAATGTTGGGAATTTTGTTCCTCCTTATAATCCTGATGAAGATTTTCACGGTACAAGTGCTGTTATTGAATATGCTGTAAATGTTTTAAATGTAAAACATATTATTGTATGTGGTCACTCACATTGTGGAGCTTGTAAAAGTTTATATCAAGATTTAGGAGATTCTCCTGATTTAGTAAATATTAAAAAATGGCTAGAGCTTGGAAAAAAAGCAAAAGAATATACACTTCTAGCAACTATGGATAAAAACAATAAAGAGCAAATTTATAGAACCACAGAAAAAGTTTCTATTGTTTATCAAATGGAAAACCTTTTGACTTTTCCTTATATTGTAAGAAGAGTTAAGGAAGGAACACTACAAATTCATGGTTGGTACTATGATATTGAAGATGGAAAAATTGACTTTTATGATGGAAGCGATTGCTCTTTCAAACCCTTAGATGAGTTTAATAATGAATTATCAAACTAGAAAATTACCAAAAAGATCTGTAATAATGATCTCTATTCTTATTGTTTTAGGTATTTTTGTTTTTTATACAATGCAAACTTTAAAAAATGAGAAATTTAAACAAGTTTTAGAACAACTTGATCACAAAGATATAAGTGCTTTAAAAGTTGTAAATAGAATGAATGTAGAAGATACTATTACAAAAAGAAAAAGTTATGTTTATAAGCTTGTTTTTCATGACAATACTTTAAATAAAGATTGTATAGGATTTATTTACCAACAAAATGATAAAACATATACAAAAGATATTGATTGTAAGTAGGAAAATATGATTTTAGAAAATGATTTATTAGAAAAACTAGAAAATGGTTCTAGATTAAATTTTGAAGAGGGTGTAAAACTTTTTGATTTAGATGTTATTACTTTAGGTCATTATGCAAATAAAATAAGAACAGATAAATTTGGTAAAAAAACATATTTTAATATAAATAGACATATAAATCCTACAAATATTTGTAAAGATGTTTGTCAATTTTGTGCATATAGTGCAACAAGAAAAAATCCAAATCAATATACTTTAAGCCACGAAGAAATTCTAAAAACAGTTGAAAACTCTTCTAAAAATGGAATTAAAGAAGTGCATATTGTTTCAGCTCACAATCCAAATACAGGTTTAGATTGGTATATGGATATATTTAAAAAAATAAGAAAAAACTTTCCTGATATTCATATAAAAGCCTTAACAGCTGCTGAAATCCACTTTTTAAGTACTGAATATAATCTAAGCTATCAAGAAATAATCAATATTATGTGTGAAAGTGGTGTTGATTCAATGCCAGGTGGTGGAGCTGAAATTTTTGATGAAAAAGTAAGAAAAAGAATTTGTGGTGGTAAAGTAAGTTCTACTCAATGGTTAGAAATACACAAACTTTGGCATGAAAAAGGCAGAAAAAGTAATGCAACTATGCTTTTTGGTCATATTGAATCAAGAGAAAATAGAGTTGATCATATATTAAGATTAAGAGATTTACAAGATATTACAAATGGATTTAATGCATTTATTCCTCTTGTTTTTCAAACAGAAAATAACTACTTAAAAGTAAAAGAACCTGTAACTGCAAATGAAATCTTAAAAACCTATGCAATTTCAAGAATACTTCTTGATAATATCCCAAATATAAAAGCTTATTGGGCAACCTCAACTGTAAAACTAGCATTAATTGCTCAAGAATTTGGTGCAAATGATGTTGATGGAACTATTGAAAAAGAATCAATACAAAGTGCAGCTGGAGCTGCTAGTAAAAATGGTATTGCTCAATTAGAATTTGTTGATTTAATTAAGAATGCAGGATTTATACCTGTTGAAAGAGATAGTATTTATAATGAATTAAAAGTATATTAAAATTAATATACTTTTAATATTCTAATTCTTTTTCTGAAAATATCCTATATAAAACTCGCTTAATAATCCACTTTCATTTTGTTTAATAATAATCGGATAAGTAATATTTATAGAATATAATTCACTATTTATCTTTGATATAATCTCAAATAGTTCATTTGGATTATCTATTTCCATTTTTACTAGAAATGTAAACTTATTTATTAAACTAAGTTCATCTTTCTTTATAAAAGATAGTTCACTTCCCTCTTTTAAAATTGTTTTTAATTGTTCTTCAATATCTTCAAGAGCAAAAACTTCATCTGTTAGATAATCTATTTTATTTATATTTTTATAAATATTGTCATCTTTTATCTCTTTTTTGAAAGATATATCTACAAAAAAGTCTTCATTTTTATCATCTTTCTTATTTAGATTAAAATCTTTATAAATATTATTTAATGAGCTAGTAAGTAGTTTTAAATTTGTTTCATCTTTTGCTAATAGTTCTAAATCTAAACTATTATTATCAATCTTAAATGAGTTAATTGTAACTTTTGAAGGGATAGTATCAAATACTTTTTTTATCTTAAATATAATATTTTCATTGTTTTCTATATGATTTGGAAGATCAATTTTTACTGTTTTTTCACTTTTAATTAAATCTAGTTTTTCAGCTAATTGAATAAAATTTATATCTTTAAGTATAAAATATGTACCGTAAAAAAGTATTGCAAATAAGAAAATTAAAATAATATATCTAGGATCATTTTTAACTTTTTTTATCCTTGGTTTCACAAAACTACTCGCACCTAAATTCTCTTTAGTTAAAATATCTAGCTCACTATCAATATCAATAGCATAATCATCTATTTTTAGTTTTAATTCTTGACTTAAAGTATTTATCTGCTCTTTCGAAAGATTTTTAAGAGGAAGTAGTAAAGATATTTTTTGTACAAAAATATCTTCTCTTTGTTTATGAAAGTTTAATAAAACATTTTGGATTAAATTATTAAGTTCCATAAAGTAAAGTTCATCAAAAAGTTTTTGCCCTTCTAAATCATCTTCATAAAAATGAGTTTTTTTAACTGTATCAAAACTAAGAAGAGGAACTACTTCATTAAAAATAATATTACTATGTTTATCTACTATTAGAATATATGCTTTGCTATTATAAATAAATAAAAGAAGTTCACTTCTTGAATTATGTCTTATAATATGTTGCTTCATAATATGAAATGCCGAATAGATAAAATCTATTCCACAAGGTGCAAAGAAATTCTTTGTCTCAAAAAGTGTTGTATCTAAAACTACAATATCATGTCTTAAATCAAAATCACAAATTGTACAATCTTTAACTCTTGCACTTTTTTTAGGAACAATTTTTGTAGTATCACTTAGTAAAAGTGTACTTGAATAAGCATTCCCATCTTCTTGTATTTGATTTATTTTAGTAGCAATATTTGTAGGTATTACATCCTCATTAATTAAGTATGTAGAGCTTGATATTTTATCAATATTGTCTCTTTTGAACTTTTTTTGTTCAACTTTTAACTGATTTTGTTGTTTTATAAGGTTTATAAACAGAGTATCTTTTTTAAACATCACTATTTCCTATTTTTAATCTAAAGAGTGTATCATCATCTTCTCTTTTATAAGAGTTTTTGCTTCATCAATCTCCATATTTTCAACACTAAAAGCTTCACTAATATAAAAGTTAATTGTACCAAAAGGCTTTGGAAGAATAAACTTGTCCCATGAGTTAAATTGCCAATATCTTGTAGGAATAGCATTAAAACATCTAATCTTTTTAGAACTTTTTTGAGCAATTACAACTATTCCATCTGCAATACTATATCTAGGTCCTCTTGGACCATCAGGAGTAATTGCAACTTCATTTCCAGCTTTTAGCTCTTTTAAAGCATTTATAAGTGCTTTTGCTCCACCTTTTGAACTAGAACCCCTAACAGCACCTATATTAAAATTCTCGACTAATTTTGCTATTATTTCACCATCTCTATTTTCGCTAATCATAGCACTTACTATTCCATCTTTTTTAAATGCAAAGTAGTTATATGGTTGTGACATTAAATCTGCATGCCACATTGATATTATAAATGTTTCTCCATTATCTTTTGGATGATGATAAATTTTTTTATTTGTAGCATATATTATCTTTACAAGGTAATATAATATTTTTGGAGCAAATCTTTTTTTAAACTTTTTCCACATTATGCTACAACTACTCCTTTTAAAGATGTTCTTGTAACTTCATTTATCTTAATATCTACAAATTTTCCTAAAAGTTCATCACTTCCTTTTGCAAAAACCAAAAAGTAATTATCTGTATATCCACTTACTTCACCATTTGGCTTAAGGCTTTCAACTAAAACATTTACAGTTTCACCAATCATTTTTGGCATACTTTGTTCTAAATGTCTTTTATGAATCTCTATTAACTCTTCAAGTCTTGCACTTCCAATATCATTTGGTACTTCAAAATCACTTAACTCTAAAGCTTTTGTATTTGGTCTAGCAGAGTATTTAAAATTAAAAATTTGATCAAATTTAACTTGATTTACAACATCTAAAGTATCATTAAAATCTTCATCACTTTCACCTGGAAAAGCAACAATAATATCAGTTGTAATCCTTAATTCTGGAATAAGTTCTCTTAATTTAAAAGCTCTATTTAAAAACCAATCTTTTGTATATCCTCTTTTCATTGCTTTTAAAATTGATGTTGAACCACTTTGTAAAGGCATATGAATACATTTTGATATTTTTGGATTTTTTGCAAACTCTTCAATAAACTCATCATCCATATGTAAAGGATGTGGGGATGTAAATCTTATTCTTTCTAGCTTTTCGATTTTTGAGATATCTTGTAAAAGTTTTGTAAAGCTATATTTAGCTCTTTTATCACTAAATCTTTTTCCATAAGAGTTTACATTTTGTCCTAAAAGCATAACTTCAACAGCACCTGTGTCAACTGCTTTTTGAATTTGTGTAACAATCATTTCAGGTGGAATAGAGATCTCTTCTCCTCTTGTACTTGGAACAATACAATATGTACACTCTTTATCACAGCCAACAGATATATTAACACTTGTTCTATAATTATTTGTACTTGGTGTTGCAAATTCATAGTTTGAATCATCATTTTCAATACTAATCTCAACAGCACCTTTTATATCCACAACATCTTTTATTTTAGATATATTTCTAGCACCTAAAACAAAATCAACATATGGCGCTCTTTTTATAATATCGTTTCCTAAATGAGAAGCAGTACAACCACAAACACCTATTTTTGCACCATCTTTTTTCTTTTTATTAAATTGTCCAATTTCAGAAAAAAGTTTTTGAACAGGTTTTTCTCTTACTGAACAAGTATTAATTATAATTAAATCTGCTTCTTCAAGTTTATCTGTTTTTGTATAATCCTTGTGTTTCTCAAGTTCTGCTTGAATATGCTTACTATCAGTGTCATTCATTTGACACCCTAAAGTTTGTATAAATAGTTTTTTACTCATAGTTTTAAGCACTCAAAATTACAGAGCATGAACCTCATACATATATTCATCATCAGCTAATCCATATTTTATCTCTCTAAAATATATGTTGTACCCCTCTTTTTCTAAAGCTTCTACTAAAGACATCATATCTTTATGTGAGTTATCTCTATCAAAGTAAAATATTTTTTGAGAATCTTTTTTTAACTCTTCTTTAATCTTATCAAGATGAAGCTTTTTAGGCTTTTCTTTTAATTCATTTCTAGCAAGTAGTAATTCCATCTAATAAACCTTTTTTTGTATTTAATCGCTTATTCTAGTTAAAAATTGCTTTAATTTCTATAAAAGGTATTTTAGCTATACTATTGACCTAATTAATTCACATTGAAAATCACATTTTTCTATTTCAATGTTAAAATAAGGGATATTATGGATAAGATAATAGATATTTTAGACTCTATTGCATATGAAAAAGGTTTGAAAATAACTGATGTTGAAAGTGCTTTAAAAGAAGCTCTTATAAAAACTGCTCAAAAAATGGTTGATCATAGTTTAGTATTTGATGCAAAACTTGATAGAGCAAATAAAAAATTAACTCTTTTACAAAAAATAGAAGTTGTAGCTAATGATGACAAAAGACTTTTAGAAGAGACTTTAGATGAAGAAGGAAAAGTTTTAAACAAAGAAAATTTCATAAAAATAGATGAAGCAAAATCTATAAATAGTGAATTAGAACTTGGAGATTTTTTAAGTTATGAATTAGAGTTTGAAAATATGGGAAGAAATGCAGCTGTTATTTTATCTAGTAATTTTGAATATAGACTTCAAAGATTTATTGAAGAAAATATTATGGCAAAATTCAAAGAGAAAGTTGGTAAAACAATCTCAGGTGTTGTTACAAGAATAGATAAAGCTGATAATACTTTTATTGATATAGCAGAAATAAAAGGTATTCTACAAAGAAAAAATAGAATAAAAGGTGAAAAATTTAGAGTTGGAGATACTTTAAAAGCTGTTGTAAGAAGCGTAAATATTGATAAAAACTTCGGTCTTATCATAGAGCTATCAAGAACTAGCCCTAAATTCTTAGAAAATCTTTTAGCTACTGAAGTTCCAGAACTTAAAGATGAAAAAATTGTAATTGAAGCGAGTGCTAGAATTCCTGGTTCTAGATCTAAAATTGCTCTTAGTACAAAAAATCCAACAATAGATGCAATTGGTGCTGTTGTTGGAGTAAAAGGAGTTAGAATAAACTCTGTTTCAAAAGAGTTAAATGGCGAAAATATTGATTGTGTTGAATATTCAACTATCCCTGAAATGTTTATTGCAAGAGCTTTAAGCCCTGCTTCTGTAAATAGTGTAAAAATTGAGTTTGAACCAAAAAATGGAGAAAAAGGAAAAGCGATTGCTACAATTAACAGTGATCAAAAATCAAAAGCTATTGGAAAAGAGGGTTTAAATATTAGACTTGCTTCTATGCTTACAAAATATGATATTGAGATAAAAGAGATTGGTTCTTCAACACCAAGTTTAGATAATGGCGAAGTAAAAAAAGATGAAATAAAAGCTGATTCTTCTGCACTAGAAGCTCTATTTAAATAATATGAAAAAAATATTTATTTTTGATTCAGTAAAAAAAGATAAAGTAGAATTTATCTCTATAAAAGAAAATATTGTAAAAATCTATGTTTGTGGACCTACTGTTTATGATAACTCTCACTTAGGTCATGCAAGAAGTGCTATTGCATTTGATTTACTCCATAGAGTTTTAAAAGTAAATAATTATGAAGTAATTATGGCAAAAAACTTTACAGATATTGATGATAAAATTATAAAAAAAATGAATGAAAATGGTAAAACTTTAGAAGATACTACAAAGCATTATATAGATTTATATAAGAAAGATATGGAACTTTTAAATATTTTACCAAATAGTATAGAACCAAAAGCAACTCAAAATCTTGAAGAGATGAAAGAGATGATTGAAAATCTACTTAATAAAGATATTGCATATAAAACTGAATCATCTATATATTTTGATGTTTCAAAAGATAATCTATATGGAACTTTATCAAATAAAATAAGCAATGAAACTCAAGCAAGAGTTGAAAATGATAAAGAGAAAAGAAATAGTGCTGATTTTGCTTTATGGAAGTTTGAAAAAGCAAATGATGTAGCATTTAATTCAAGCTTCGGGAAAGGTCGTCCTGGTTGGCATATTGAATGTAGTGCTATGATTAAAAAACATTTAGCTTATAATGATGAAAAATATCAAATTGATATTCATTGTGGAGGAGCTGATTTACTTTTTCCACATCATGAAAATGAAGCTAGTCAAACAAGATGTGACAATGGTCAAACTTTAGCAAAATATTGGATGCATAATGGATTTGTAAATATAAATGGTGAAAAAATGAGTAAATCTTTAGGAAACTCATTCTTCTTAAAAGATGTTTTGAAATCTTATAGTGGAGAAGTTGTAAGATTTTATCTTTTAAG
This window harbors:
- the thiS gene encoding sulfur carrier protein ThiS, encoding MKLIINGQEKNIKNNLSLEEIINNLNNTSESIACAVNMNIVKKCEWNSYLPKENDLIEILNFNSSVG
- a CDS encoding YraN family protein, with amino-acid sequence MSREKGDFAEKRAIFFLKENGFEIIETNFYAKKLGEIDIIAKKNSVYHFCEVKSGIDYDQAVANITPNKLSKIKRSVEYYLQLKKIDSAFCIDAIIVDDLNISFVENITI
- a CDS encoding aminotransferase class I/II-fold pyridoxal phosphate-dependent enzyme; the protein is MYEKELNAISKSNRTRSRKLFNKDLKDLASNDYLGLAQNKSLLRKTYKKLKKESCFSPKASILVNGYSNIHNKFEKKLCKANGFEDGIVVGNGFLANISLIESLVRKGDILFIDEEYHASGILATKLLNPSQVILFPHNNFKDLENKLKNNQNNGRVIIAIEGVYSMNGNLAKKEFFDLADNYNALLIVDEAHSSGVIGDNLLGIYDFYNIKIKDNHIKMGTLGKAYGSYGAYILASKNIIKFLENRAKPIIYSTAPSLFDIALANESLNYILKNKEKLKQKIKQNLNIIKSYLGIESNSLIIPIDINDNKKVITIQEELKKSNFLVGAIRQPTVKRAILRLIAKIDIKKKDLIEVCKQIKEFNADK
- a CDS encoding carbonic anhydrase, which codes for MQINDLVKGNKKFREARFSKYETDLKQLCKDGQNPDILFIGCSDSRVTPELVLDTKPGDMFTLRNVGNFVPPYNPDEDFHGTSAVIEYAVNVLNVKHIIVCGHSHCGACKSLYQDLGDSPDLVNIKKWLELGKKAKEYTLLATMDKNNKEQIYRTTEKVSIVYQMENLLTFPYIVRRVKEGTLQIHGWYYDIEDGKIDFYDGSDCSFKPLDEFNNELSN
- the mqnE gene encoding aminofutalosine synthase MqnE — its product is MILENDLLEKLENGSRLNFEEGVKLFDLDVITLGHYANKIRTDKFGKKTYFNINRHINPTNICKDVCQFCAYSATRKNPNQYTLSHEEILKTVENSSKNGIKEVHIVSAHNPNTGLDWYMDIFKKIRKNFPDIHIKALTAAEIHFLSTEYNLSYQEIINIMCESGVDSMPGGGAEIFDEKVRKRICGGKVSSTQWLEIHKLWHEKGRKSNATMLFGHIESRENRVDHILRLRDLQDITNGFNAFIPLVFQTENNYLKVKEPVTANEILKTYAISRILLDNIPNIKAYWATSTVKLALIAQEFGANDVDGTIEKESIQSAAGAASKNGIAQLEFVDLIKNAGFIPVERDSIYNELKVY
- a CDS encoding lysophospholipid acyltransferase family protein, which translates into the protein MWKKFKKRFAPKILYYLVKIIYATNKKIYHHPKDNGETFIISMWHADLMSQPYNYFAFKKDGIVSAMISENRDGEIIAKLVENFNIGAVRGSSSKGGAKALINALKELKAGNEVAITPDGPRGPRYSIADGIVVIAQKSSKKIRCFNAIPTRYWQFNSWDKFILPKPFGTINFYISEAFSVENMEIDEAKTLIKEKMMIHSLD
- the miaB gene encoding tRNA (N6-isopentenyl adenosine(37)-C2)-methylthiotransferase MiaB: MSKKLFIQTLGCQMNDTDSKHIQAELEKHKDYTKTDKLEEADLIIINTCSVREKPVQKLFSEIGQFNKKKKDGAKIGVCGCTASHLGNDIIKRAPYVDFVLGARNISKIKDVVDIKGAVEISIENDDSNYEFATPSTNNYRTSVNISVGCDKECTYCIVPSTRGEEISIPPEMIVTQIQKAVDTGAVEVMLLGQNVNSYGKRFSDKRAKYSFTKLLQDISKIEKLERIRFTSPHPLHMDDEFIEEFAKNPKISKCIHMPLQSGSTSILKAMKRGYTKDWFLNRAFKLRELIPELRITTDIIVAFPGESDEDFNDTLDVVNQVKFDQIFNFKYSARPNTKALELSDFEVPNDIGSARLEELIEIHKRHLEQSMPKMIGETVNVLVESLKPNGEVSGYTDNYFLVFAKGSDELLGKFVDIKINEVTRTSLKGVVVA
- a CDS encoding HP0268 family nuclease, coding for MELLLARNELKEKPKKLHLDKIKEELKKDSQKIFYFDRDNSHKDMMSLVEALEKEGYNIYFREIKYGLADDEYMYEVHAL
- the nusA gene encoding transcription termination factor NusA, which gives rise to MDKIIDILDSIAYEKGLKITDVESALKEALIKTAQKMVDHSLVFDAKLDRANKKLTLLQKIEVVANDDKRLLEETLDEEGKVLNKENFIKIDEAKSINSELELGDFLSYELEFENMGRNAAVILSSNFEYRLQRFIEENIMAKFKEKVGKTISGVVTRIDKADNTFIDIAEIKGILQRKNRIKGEKFRVGDTLKAVVRSVNIDKNFGLIIELSRTSPKFLENLLATEVPELKDEKIVIEASARIPGSRSKIALSTKNPTIDAIGAVVGVKGVRINSVSKELNGENIDCVEYSTIPEMFIARALSPASVNSVKIEFEPKNGEKGKAIATINSDQKSKAIGKEGLNIRLASMLTKYDIEIKEIGSSTPSLDNGEVKKDEIKADSSALEALFK
- the cysS gene encoding cysteine--tRNA ligase, with the protein product MKKIFIFDSVKKDKVEFISIKENIVKIYVCGPTVYDNSHLGHARSAIAFDLLHRVLKVNNYEVIMAKNFTDIDDKIIKKMNENGKTLEDTTKHYIDLYKKDMELLNILPNSIEPKATQNLEEMKEMIENLLNKDIAYKTESSIYFDVSKDNLYGTLSNKISNETQARVENDKEKRNSADFALWKFEKANDVAFNSSFGKGRPGWHIECSAMIKKHLAYNDEKYQIDIHCGGADLLFPHHENEASQTRCDNGQTLAKYWMHNGFVNINGEKMSKSLGNSFFLKDVLKSYSGEVVRFYLLSTHYRADLSFNEEDLIASKKRLDKLYRVKKRVYGVNANQNDKDFEDKVLKSLNDDLNTSIALSYIDGFISNSNDNLDKNPKDKTLKQRIVSNIEFIEKLLGIGGSDAFEYFQFGIDEVLKDKIEKLIKNRSEAKESKDFEKADNIREELSNLNISIMDTANGTVWERL